One genomic segment of Desmodus rotundus isolate HL8 chromosome 5, HLdesRot8A.1, whole genome shotgun sequence includes these proteins:
- the LOC128781107 gene encoding olfactory receptor 51B2 has protein sequence MWPNISDAPFLLTGFPGLEAAHHWISFPFFALYLSVLLGNGTLLYLIKEDLSLHEPMYYFLAMLAGTDLMVTLTTMPTVMGVLWVSHWEVSHGGCFLQAYFIHSLSVVESGILLAMAYDRFVAIRNPLRYTFILTNAQVVKLGIGAFMRGFISIIPLIVRLFSYPYCHSHVLSHAFCLHQDVMKLACADITFNRIYPVVLVYLTVFLDSLIILVSYILILKTVMSIASGEERAKALSTCVSHISCVLVFYVTVIGLSFIYRFGKNVPKVVHIVMSYVYFLFPPLMNPIIYSIKTKQIQHGILRLLAKHRFRS, from the coding sequence ATGTGGCCCAATATTAGTGATGCCCCCTTTTTGCTGACTGGCTTCCCAGGCCTGGAGGCCGCTCATCACTGgatctccttccccttctttgctctCTATTTGTCTGTGCTTCTTGGCAATGGCACTCTTCTCTACCTCATCAAGGAGGACCTCAGTCTCCATGAACCCATGTACTATTTCCTGGCCATGCTGGCGGGAACAGATCTAATGGTGACATTGACCACCATGCCAACGGTAATGGGTGTCTTATGGGTGAGTCATTGGGAGGTGAGTCACGGAGGCTGTTTCCTGCAGGCCTACTTTATTCACTCTCTCTCCGTTGTAGAGTCGGGTATCTTGCTTGCCATGGCCTATGACCGTTTTGTTGCCATTCGCAACCCCTTGAGATACACTTTCATTCTCACCAATGCCCAAGTGGTAAAGTTAGGGATAGGGGCTTTTATGAGGGGTTTTATATCCATTATACCTTTAATAGTGCGTCTTTTTTCATATCCATATTGCCACTCTCATGTTCTCTCTCATGCTTTCTGTCTTCACCAAGACGTCATGAAACTGGCCTGTGCTGACATAACTTTCAATAGAATTTACCCTGTAGTTCTGGTTTATTTAACAGTCTTCTTAGACTCTTTGATTATTCTCGTCTCCTACATCCTAATTCTTAAGACTGTCATGAGCATAGCCTCTGGAGAAGAGAGAGCCAAAGCCCTCAGTACCTGTGTCTCTCACATCAGCTGTGTCCTCGTCTTCTATGTAACTGTCATTGGTCTGTCATTCATTTACAGGTTTGGGAAAAATGTGCCCAAAGTGGTCCACATTGTAATGAGCTATGtctactttctctttcctcctttaatGAATCCTATCATTTACAGCATCAAGACCAAACAAATTCAACATGGCATTCTCCGCCTTTTAGCTAAACATAGATTTAGAAGTTAA